From the Solanum stenotomum isolate F172 chromosome 4, ASM1918654v1, whole genome shotgun sequence genome, one window contains:
- the LOC125861199 gene encoding mitogen-activated protein kinase 9-like, with protein sequence MGGSSSFVDGVLRWFHRRHTNEDAILTQPHNSADTHLQEKQENKHEFTITEDFDFTGLKLIKVPKRFHLPISSSSMDPIKKNALETEFFTEYGEASRYQVQEVIGKGSYGVVGSAVDTHTGERVAIKKINDVFDHVSDATRILREIKLLRLLRHPDIVEIKHIMLPPSRREFKDIYVVFELMESDLHQVIKANNDLTHEHYQFFLYQLLRGLKYIHTANIFHRDLKPKNILANADCKLKICDFGLARVSFNDVPSAIFWTDYVATRWYRAPELCGSFFSKYTPAIDIWSIGCIFAELLSGKPLFPGKNVVHQLDLITDLLGTPPPETVAKIRNEKARRYLSSMRKKQPVGFAKKFPNADPLALRLLERLLAFDPKDRPSAEEGLEDPYFHGLSNADREPCRPPISKLEFEFEKRKLAKDDVRELIYREILEYHPQMLQEYLSGGDQTSGFMYPSGVDRFKRQFAHLEEHAGKGEHSAPILRQHASLPRERVPAPKDDTSSQNNDCEKRTVLTTLQSPPAQSEGSENYSARSLLKSASISGSKCVEVKRRNAEEEPIEEQNEEVDGLSQDVASLHV encoded by the exons ATGGGGGGTAGTAGTTCATTTGTTGATGGAGTTCTTCGATGGTTTCATCGTCGTCACACTAATGAAGATGCGATCTTGACTCAACCCCACAATTCTGCAGATACCCATTtacaagaaaaacaagaaaataaacacGAATTTACTATTACTGAAGACTTTGACTTTACCGGTTTAAAGCTCATCAAAGTACCCAAGCGTTTTCATTTgcctatttcttcttcttccatggATCCTATCAAAAAG AATGCGTTAGAGACGGAATTCTTTACTGAATATGGAGAGGCAAGTAGATACCAAGTTCAGGAAGTTATTGGCAAAGGAAGCTATGGAGTTGTGGGGTCTGCTGTTGATACCCATACTGGTGAAAGAGTTGCAATCAAGAAAATTAATGATGTCTTTGACCATGTTTCTGATGCGACAAGAATCTTGAGAGAAATCAAGCTTCTTCGGCTACTTAGGCATCCAGATATTGTAGAAATAAAGCACATTATGTTGCCTCCTTCTCGAAGAGAGTTTAAAGatatttatgttgtttttgAATTGATGGAATCAGATCTCCATCAGGTAATTAAGGCCAATAATGATCTTACACATGAGCATTATCAGTTTTTCCTCTACCAGCTTCTGCGTGGACTAAAATATATTCATACAG CAAATATCTTCCACCGGGATTTAAAGCCGAAAAATATCCTTGCTAATGCTGACTGTAAGTTGAAGATATGTGACTTTGGGCTTGCTCGTGTATCATTCAATGATGTGCCATCAGCTATTTTCTGGACT GATTATGTTGCAACTCGATGGTATCGTGCTCCTGAGCTATGTGGTTCCTTCTTCTCTAAG TATACTCCTGCTATTGATATATGGAGCATCGGATGCATATTTGCAGAGTTGCTTTCTGGAAAACCATTATTTCCTGGAAAGAATGTGGTGCATCAATTAGACCTAATCACAGATTTGCTTGGGACACCTCCTCCAGAAACAGTTGCAAAG ATTAGAAATGAAAAGGCTAGAAGATACCTCAGCAGCATGCGGAAGAAACAACCGGTTGGATTTGCAAAAAAGTTTCCAAATGCAGATCCTTTGGCATTACGCCTACTTGAACGACTGCTTGCATTTGACCCTAAAGATCGGCCATCAGCAGAAGAG GGATTAGAGGATCCTTATTTCCATGGTTTATCAAATGCTGATCGTGAACCATGTAGACCACCAATATCAAAGCTTGAGTTTGAATTTGAGAAGAGGAAATTGGCAAAAGATGATGTTAGAGAACTCATATATCGCGAG ATTTTAGAATATCATCCTCAGATGCTTCAGGAGTATCTTTCTGGTGGAGATCAGACTAGTGGCTTTATGTACCCAAG TGGTGTTGATCGGTTCAAGCGACAATTTGCACATCTTGAGGAGCATGCTGGTAAAGGTGAACATAGTGCTCCAATTCTGAGGCAGCATGCTTCCTTGCCTAG AGAGCGAGTTCCTGCACCAAAAGATGACACCTCTTCCCAAAATAATGATTGTGAAAAGAGAACTGTTTTAACAACTCTTCAGAGTCCACCAGCGCAGTCTGAGGGATCAGAGAACTACAGTGCTCGTAGCTTGCTGAAGAGTGCTAGCATCAGTGGTTCCAAGTGTGTGGAAGTTAAAAGAAGAAACGCAGAG GAAGAGCCAATCGAAGAACAAAACGAAGAAGTTGATGGTTTGTCTCAAGATGTTGCTTCTCTTCATGTTTAA